The Lutibacter profundi region ATTTTTTGATTTTCAATACTCATAAAAATAATATTTGAGTTGCCAGTCTATTGTAGCAAAGTTAATTTTTATTTTTTAATATAGTAAATGTCACTTGTATATTTATTAACTTTAATTGTGAATAAAATTAATGTTTATAAATTCTTTTAACAGTATCAATTCCTTCAATTTTCTTTATGCTATCACTTAATTTTTGAAGTTGAGATTGATTTTGAACACTTACTGTTATATCACCTTCAAAAATACCATCATGACCTGAAATATTTAATCCATGAATATTAACATTCATGTTTTTTGAGATAATTTGAGTTATTTCGTTGACCATACCTACGTGATCTGCTCCATAAATTTTCAAAATTGCTTTAAATTCTTGTTTGGTTGAGTCAATCCATTTAGCCTTAATTATTCTATAGGCGTAATTAGATTGCAAGCTTATAGCATTTGGACAATCTTTTTTATGTATTTTAATTCCATCGTTTATGGTAATAAATCCAAATACTTTATCACCAGGAATAGGGCTACAGCACGGAGATGTTTTATAATCTAATTGTTCTTCTTCTTTCCCAAAAACTAAGGAGTCATATTTGTCAATAATTTCTTCATTATCAATAGTTGCAGATTTATTAGGGTTACGTTTTATCCTATTTTTAAAGAAACTAACAAAAGCATTGTTACGTTTGGAAATAAAATCTTTAAGTTGATTATTGTCAATAGAACCATTACCCATTCTATAAAATAAATCTAAGCTTGTTTTTAATTTAAAATAGCTTACTAATTCGTTTATAACTTTTTCGGATAGTTTAATTTTTAAATGTCGAAGTTTTCGAGTTAAAACTTCTTTACCTTCTTCAGCAATTTTCTTCTGATCTTCTTTTAATATATTTTTTATACGAGTTCTAGCCCTAGCTGTAACAACAAAATCTAACCAACCAATATTTGGTTTTTGATTTTTGGATGTTATAATTTCAACTTGGTCTCCACTTTTTAATTGATGACTAATTGGCTTTAATTTCCCATTAATTTTTGCACCCCTACAATGCATTCCAACTTGTGTGTGAATTGCAAAAGCAAAATCCAACGCAGTTGCATTTTTAGGCAGTGCTTTTAAGTCTCCATCAGGTGTAAAAACAAAAATTTCTTTTGCATACAAATTTAATTTGAAATCTTCAACAAAATCAATAGCATTTCCATCAGGATTTTCAAGACTTTCTTTAATTCTGTTTAGCCAATCATCTAAACCACTATCCCGTTCATTCTGATTTTTATATTTGTAATGAGCAGCATACCCCTTTTCTGCAATTTCATTCATTCTTTCCGATCGAATTTGTACCTCAACCCATTTTCCTTTTGGTCCCATAACAGTAATATGGAGTGATTCATAACCAGTAGACTTGGGCTGGCTAATCCAATCTCTTAACCTACTAGGGTTAGGAATGAAATTATCGGTTACAATAGAATAAATTTTCCAAGCATCAAATTTTTCATTCTTTAATGTTGATTGATAAATTATTCTAATCGCAAATTTGTCGTAAATTTCATCATAAGTAACTCCTTGCGTAAGCATTTTTTTTCGAATAGAGTAAATGGACTTTCTTCTACCTTTTATATAATATTTAAAGCCTTCTTTGTCTAATGATTCTTTAATAATATTTGAAAAAGATTCAATGTACTTATTTTGTTCTTCAGTACTTTGTGTAATTTTTTCGGCAATATCATTATAAACTTCAGGTTCAGTATATTTTAGTCCAAGGTTTTCAAGTTCAGATTTAATGTTGTAAAGCCCAAGTCTATGCGCAAGAGGAGCGTAAATATACAGGGTTTCTGAAGCTATTTTTATTTGTTTATCAGCAGGCATTGCATCCATAGTTTGCATATTGTGTAACCTGTCTGCAATTTTTATTAAAATAACACGTACATCATCACTTAAAGTCAATAGCATTTTCCTAAAATTCTCAGCTTGAATAGATGAGTTTTTATCTTTCTTTAAGTGAGAAATTTTGGTTAATCCATTTACAATTCTTGCAACATTTTCACCAAATAAACGTTCAATATCCTCAATGGTATATTCAGTATCTTCAACAACATCATGTAATAATGCGGCAATAATTGAAGTAGTGTCTAAACCAATTTCGTATGCAACAATTTTGGCTACAGCAATAGGGTGAAATATATAAGGCTCACCAGTTTTTCTGCGTTGGTTACTGTGAGCTTCAAGAGAAATATCAAATGCTTTACGGATCTCTTTTTTATCAGCACTAGTAAAAGTTTGATAAGCTCCTTTTAGCAAATCTTTATATCTCCTCGCTATTTCCTTATTTTCTTCTTCTGAACTTAAGTTATATGCCATAGTTTAAAAATAGTATTTTAAAATTGACTTTCAAATAGAAAAGTTTATTTTTTTAAGTTTAAAATTCGTTGTAGTAACGTTGGGTGAGAATAATGAATTTTTACATACAAATTGCTAGGAGTTAAATTACTTAGACTGTTTTTCGATATTTTTTTTAACGATGAAATTAAATATTCTGGATTGAAATTTTCTTTTGCATAATTATCAGCTTGATATTCAAATTTTCTAGATAAAGCATTCATAAGTAAATTAGCTATTTCAGAGATAGGGCTGTATAAAATTACAAAAGCTATTAATCCAATATGAAAACTTGGAGTTTGAACATTCAATGCTTGAGATAGGGTTAAATTACCAACTAATAGAGATAAAATATATAGAGTTAAACCTGTTATACTAATTGATAAAATTAGGTTGTATATAATGTGTTTTCTTTTGTAATGTCCTACTTCGTGAGCTAAAACGGCAACAATCTCGTTTGTGTCTAAATCATTTATAAGAGTGTCAAATAATGTAATTCGTTTTTGTGAACCAAATCCCGAAAAATAGGCATTTGCTTTTGTTGAGCGTTTTGAACCATCTATCACAAAAATATTATCTAATTTGAATCCTATTTTTTTTGCAAAATTTTCA contains the following coding sequences:
- a CDS encoding RelA/SpoT family protein encodes the protein MAYNLSSEEENKEIARRYKDLLKGAYQTFTSADKKEIRKAFDISLEAHSNQRRKTGEPYIFHPIAVAKIVAYEIGLDTTSIIAALLHDVVEDTEYTIEDIERLFGENVARIVNGLTKISHLKKDKNSSIQAENFRKMLLTLSDDVRVILIKIADRLHNMQTMDAMPADKQIKIASETLYIYAPLAHRLGLYNIKSELENLGLKYTEPEVYNDIAEKITQSTEEQNKYIESFSNIIKESLDKEGFKYYIKGRRKSIYSIRKKMLTQGVTYDEIYDKFAIRIIYQSTLKNEKFDAWKIYSIVTDNFIPNPSRLRDWISQPKSTGYESLHITVMGPKGKWVEVQIRSERMNEIAEKGYAAHYKYKNQNERDSGLDDWLNRIKESLENPDGNAIDFVEDFKLNLYAKEIFVFTPDGDLKALPKNATALDFAFAIHTQVGMHCRGAKINGKLKPISHQLKSGDQVEIITSKNQKPNIGWLDFVVTARARTRIKNILKEDQKKIAEEGKEVLTRKLRHLKIKLSEKVINELVSYFKLKTSLDLFYRMGNGSIDNNQLKDFISKRNNAFVSFFKNRIKRNPNKSATIDNEEIIDKYDSLVFGKEEEQLDYKTSPCCSPIPGDKVFGFITINDGIKIHKKDCPNAISLQSNYAYRIIKAKWIDSTKQEFKAILKIYGADHVGMVNEITQIISKNMNVNIHGLNISGHDGIFEGDITVSVQNQSQLQKLSDSIKKIEGIDTVKRIYKH